The following DNA comes from Candidatus Binatia bacterium.
CTGCGCGCCCTGGAGCCGAGGATCTACCAGATCTTCGTCGACTTCGAGCCGGAAGGATCGGCCATGGCGCCCGACTCTGCCCACGCTCCAGGAGGACCATGACCATGGTGGACGCATCGAGAAGGCTCCGTCGCTCGCGGAACCGGATGCTGGGCGGCGTGTGCGCCGGGATCGCGGAATGGCTCGGCTGGGACGTCACGCTGGTCCGCGTGCTCTACGTGGTTCTGTCGATCGTGAGCGTCGGGTTCCCCGGCACGATCGTGTACATCATCCTCTGGATCGTGATGCCCGGACCCGAGTGAGCGCGCGCAATTCTTGCCACCGCTCCCGCACCGCTTGCAAGCCCGGGCGCGAAATGTTTGTGGCCCGGCCGTCGCTGCTGGTACATCTGGGCATCGAGCCTCCACTTCCGCGCGCAATCCCCGCGCCGCGAGCGTCGCTTCGGCACGGGCCCCATCCTTGCACTCCGTGAGGGGTCTTGCCGGGAGCCCGGCAAGGCCAACATCACGGAGGTGCTTCATGGTGAATGTGAGCGACGCGGTAGACAAGGTGACGAACCGGCCCGAGCGCACGGAAGGCGGCGTGGCCAAGGCCATCGAGAAGCAGACGTCCAAGATGCCGTCGGACTGGTTCCTGATCGCGGCCGTCGGGGCGATCAGCGCCTCGCTGGCGATGCAGGTGGCCGGAAGCAGGCACAAGAGTCTCTTCATCGGGCAGTGGGTCCCTTCGATCCTCCTGCTCGGGGTGTACAACAAGATCGTGAAGGTGGCGGGCTCCGACCGCTTCGATCAAGGCGGAACGATGGGACGGCCCGACGTGAGCCGGCCCGGAATGACGACGGCGGGAGCGCGCTGACGGCGGGAGGTCGGATCCGGTATCTCATCCTGGGCGTCCTGAGCCTGATGGTCGGATGCGCAACGCTGCGTGAAGCGGCCGCGCTGCGCCGGGTGGAATTTCGCCTGGACCGGGTTTCGGACGCCGAGGTGGTCCGGATCCGGCTCGACCCGCTTCCCACCTATCGCAGCCTGACCGCGGCGCAGATCGCGCGCCTCGGCGTCGGGGTCGCGACCCGGGACGTTCCCTTCGGCTTCACCCTCCACCTCGAAGGACGCAATCCCCAATCGAACCAGGTCGCCGCGCGGATGATCGCGCTCGGCTGGTCCTATCGCGTGGACGACCGTGAGATCTTGAACGGTCGCCTGGACCAGCCGCTCCGCTTCCCCCCCGGCCAGGCGGTGGACGTTCCCGTCGCGATCGAGTTCAACCTCTACCGTTTCTTCGGGGGCGACGCCCGGACGCTCTTCGAGACGGCGGCCGCCCTCGCGGGGCAGGCCGGCGGACGACACGACGTCGAGGTGCGGCTGACGCCCCGGATCGACACGCCGATCGGCCCGATGGACTACCCGACCCCCATCACGATCCGCCTCGCGTCGGCCGACGCGGGCTGACCGGCAGCGCGAAGCGCGAGGTCCGGATCAGCGCCGCCTGCCACCAGTCGATCCGGTCGTGGGTTCCGCCAGGCCGATCGGTCATGACGTTGTCGGGGTCGGCCTGGTGCCTCCAGAGGTCCGCGAGATGTCCCAGCTCGTGCACCACCGTGGTCCCGTCCGTGCGCAGCTCCACGACGATCCAATCGGCCCCGGGCACGGCGCAGCCCGCCAGCGATCCCAGGTCCTCCACGAAGTAGACGGTCAGGCAGGGGGCGCCGGCGCACCTCGCGGACGCCCAGGGAAAGAAGCGCCCGGCGACCGCCGCGAGGCCGCACCCGGGCGGGGGGACCGTCTGGGGC
Coding sequences within:
- a CDS encoding PspC domain-containing protein, translating into MVDASRRLRRSRNRMLGGVCAGIAEWLGWDVTLVRVLYVVLSIVSVGFPGTIVYIILWIVMPGPE